The window TCTTCGCATGGGAATCCTATAAATATCTTGCCGCTGATGCGTATGGCTAGCGATCTCTAATCGGTAGGTGTCTATAGGGGCTCTTTTTAATTCAATCAAAAATTATCCGAATTTGAGGTGATGGAGTCAGCCAGCTTCTATCACAATCGGAGTCAGATCCTTATCCCATCTCAATATCCACACTCCATTGTTCCTAGCTGCCTCTATCGCTTCAAGAGCCGCGTAATCAGTGTATATGACCTTTATGATCTTCTTCCTCAGTAGATCGGGCCTCTTACTTTTTATCAGTTCTACTTTATCGAGTAGTTCATTCACCAACTTTACGCTCAATCTCACGGTCGCTTCCCCTATAATGCATATCTCATCATCAGCTCCGTATATGTCGACTTCCTTTGAATCTATGAAGATGTTACTCAGCTCTATCTCAACATTCAGCTTCTCCTTTACCTTATACTTTATCACGCTTCTAGCCTCTTCCTCAACGGTCAGAGTGAGCCTATCCAGAGTCGTGCGGATCTCCCTCACATCATTCTTCAGCGTGCTTACATCCACCTTTAAGGCGTTAACATCGCCCCTCAGAGTGTTGACATCCTCTCTCAGGGACCTTACCTCCTCCCATAGCTTTAACATATTCTCCTCCAATGAATCGAGCCTCTTCAATATCTCGGAAATTCCAAGGTAGCCAGCTACAGCGTATCTGAACTCTATGTCCTCGTCCAGCGATCTCAGGAACTTCCTCTTCTCCTCAGCGGATGGAGCCATCGGGATGAATTATTAGGAACTCATTAAAAAATTCCTACCGGAGTATATGAAAGTAATGTCCACGAAATTGAGTAGGTTCGTGAAACATTAAATAAATGGTACAGCCCTGAGGAGGTGCTATATCGCTGAACTCTGTCGTATGAGGGGCTTCAAGTAGACGCTCTCAGGAGGCAAAATGGGAGTTAAGAGCTATCCAAGGCCTCTCAGGATAACTCCTCAGGATATGAAATTGAGGTCATGCTATAATTCTCCCTAAATAAGCGGAGAGACCCGACTTGAGTAAGCGTATATGCTTTTAAACGACCTCCGATATCTATCAGGATCCCCATGAGAGCTGAGCAAGAGCGGAGGATAAAGGAACCATATTTGAGCTTGCTCAGGAAACTTACTTCTATCCTGCTGGAAAATCTGGGAGAGAACCTGATATCTGTCGTTGTCTACGGTTCCGTGGCCAGGGGTGAGGCGAGGGAAGATAGCGATATAGACCTGCTGATAATAGCCAGAGATCTCCCGAAGGGAAGGTTAAAAAGGCAAGATCTCTTCATCGAATTCGAAAAAAGCCTGAATATAGAGGAGATTGAGGCTAAGGGGTATGGGATTGACTTCTCCCCCATCCTCATGACCCCTGAGGAGGCCTCGAGGATGAGGCCCCTCTATCTAGATATGGTTGAGGATGCCGTGATCCTCTTCGATAGGGACGGCTTCTTCTCGGGAGTACTCGAGAAATTGAGGAAAAGGCTTGAAGAACTGGGAGCTGAGAGAGTTAGGCTGGGGAAGAAGTGGTACTGGAGGTTAAAGAGGGATTATAAGTTCGGGGAGGTTATAGAGATTTGAACAACGTTGAGATGGCCAAGTCATATGTTAAGCAGGCCGAGGAGAGGTTGAGGCACGCTAGAGAGGCATTTGAGGAGGGGAACTACCCATATGTAGTGAGGCAATGCCAAGAAGCTGTAGA is drawn from Candidatus Korarchaeum sp. and contains these coding sequences:
- a CDS encoding nucleotidyltransferase domain-containing protein, whose product is MRAEQERRIKEPYLSLLRKLTSILLENLGENLISVVVYGSVARGEAREDSDIDLLIIARDLPKGRLKRQDLFIEFEKSLNIEEIEAKGYGIDFSPILMTPEEASRMRPLYLDMVEDAVILFDRDGFFSGVLEKLRKRLEELGAERVRLGKKWYWRLKRDYKFGEVIEI